The following are encoded together in the Kribbella sp. CA-293567 genome:
- a CDS encoding glycosyltransferase 87 family protein: MTSSSSNASPSTPPSTDRRRVVAAIVGCAALVTLGAWAYGLFDGMIDLRVYRMGGSVLLDRGSLYDAQLPGSGLPFTYPPFAAIAMLPLGAVPWGVALVLWTTISVLCIALIWRAALPANAWTLVPEQWRDRRIAVLAALTAVSLLLEPVWQTIQFGQINLLLTAMILLDLVRPAGAKWRGFWVGVTIGVKLTPLPFLAFLLITKQWRAFRNALLGLAATMAIGFAVVPNQSWEYWTVVIRNANRVGGLAYTANQSFMGFLSRLGDEASWVEPVWFLLSAVFGLLVLWLARRYWLADERVTAISVMALAVLYASPVSWSHHWVWIIPLGISLIRAVHREWGTRPALATGILWYGLFVLRSIWWIPFRDDRELNWTFWQSIPGNSHLLLGLLAFLTLAYTSRSLPRQPA, from the coding sequence ATGACCTCTTCTTCATCGAACGCTTCGCCGAGCACCCCACCGAGTACCGACCGCCGCCGGGTGGTCGCCGCCATCGTCGGCTGCGCGGCGCTCGTCACCCTCGGCGCCTGGGCCTACGGCCTCTTCGACGGCATGATCGATCTGCGCGTCTACCGGATGGGCGGCTCGGTCCTGCTCGACCGCGGTTCCCTGTACGACGCTCAACTGCCCGGCTCGGGCCTGCCGTTCACCTACCCGCCGTTCGCCGCGATCGCGATGCTGCCGCTGGGCGCCGTGCCGTGGGGCGTCGCGCTGGTGCTCTGGACGACGATCTCCGTGCTCTGCATCGCGTTGATCTGGCGAGCCGCGCTGCCGGCGAACGCCTGGACCCTCGTCCCGGAGCAGTGGCGCGACCGGCGGATCGCAGTACTGGCCGCGTTGACCGCGGTGTCGCTGCTGCTCGAACCGGTCTGGCAGACGATCCAGTTCGGCCAGATCAACTTGTTGCTGACCGCAATGATCCTGCTCGACCTGGTCCGGCCGGCCGGAGCGAAGTGGCGCGGTTTCTGGGTCGGGGTGACGATCGGCGTCAAGCTGACGCCGCTGCCGTTCCTGGCGTTCCTGCTGATCACCAAGCAGTGGCGGGCGTTCCGCAACGCGTTGCTCGGCCTGGCCGCGACGATGGCGATCGGGTTCGCCGTCGTACCGAACCAGTCCTGGGAGTACTGGACCGTCGTCATCCGCAACGCCAACCGGGTCGGCGGCCTCGCCTACACGGCCAACCAGTCGTTCATGGGCTTCCTCAGCCGGCTCGGCGACGAGGCGTCCTGGGTGGAGCCGGTCTGGTTCCTGCTCTCGGCGGTCTTCGGCCTGCTGGTGCTCTGGCTGGCCCGCCGGTACTGGCTCGCCGACGAGCGGGTGACCGCGATCTCCGTGATGGCCCTGGCCGTCCTCTACGCGTCGCCGGTCTCCTGGAGCCACCACTGGGTCTGGATCATCCCGCTCGGCATCAGCCTGATCCGCGCCGTCCACCGCGAGTGGGGCACCCGCCCCGCCCTCGCCACCGGCATCCTCTGGTACGGCCTGTTCGTCCTCAGGTCGATCTGGTGGATCCCCTTCCGCGACGACCGCGAACTCAACTGGACCTTCTGGCAGTCCATCCCCGGCAACTCCCACCTCCTCCTCGGCCTGCTGGCCTTCCTCACCCTCGCCTACACCAGCAGATCCCTCCCGAGACAGCCTGCTTAG
- a CDS encoding HAD family hydrolase produces the protein MPDETPVLRGLLVDWGGVLTSGLDVALRQWAELDDLDFDAYYRAMVGWLSASPVEAEVNPIHALERGQLAVPDFERKLAAKLVRRDGGEVQAEGLLMRMFAHFEHQPQMSALIRRARGHGIKTGLLSNSWGNTYPRETWDGMFDDIVISGEVQLRKPEPEIYQLAAQRLALRPTECVFIDDLELNVVAARELGITGIVHTSYEQTRSELEALFGVDLT, from the coding sequence ATGCCTGACGAGACGCCTGTACTGCGGGGCCTGCTGGTGGACTGGGGCGGAGTGCTGACCTCCGGTCTGGACGTGGCCCTGCGGCAGTGGGCCGAGTTGGACGACCTCGACTTCGACGCCTACTACCGGGCGATGGTCGGCTGGCTGTCCGCCAGCCCGGTCGAGGCCGAGGTGAACCCGATCCACGCGCTGGAGCGCGGTCAGCTCGCGGTGCCCGACTTCGAGCGCAAGCTGGCCGCCAAGCTGGTCCGCCGCGACGGTGGCGAGGTCCAGGCGGAAGGGTTGCTGATGAGGATGTTCGCGCACTTCGAGCACCAGCCGCAGATGTCCGCGCTGATCCGGCGGGCCAGGGGCCACGGCATCAAGACCGGGTTGCTCTCGAACTCGTGGGGCAACACCTACCCGCGGGAGACCTGGGACGGCATGTTCGACGACATCGTCATCTCCGGCGAGGTGCAGCTGCGCAAGCCGGAGCCGGAGATCTACCAGCTGGCGGCGCAACGGCTGGCGCTGCGGCCGACGGAGTGCGTCTTCATCGACGATCTCGAGCTGAACGTGGTCGCGGCCCGCGAGCTGGGGATCACCGGCATCGTGCACACGTCGTACGAGCAGACGCGCAGCGAACTGGAAGCCCTCTTCGGAGTCGACCTGACGTGA
- a CDS encoding LysM peptidoglycan-binding domain-containing protein, with protein sequence MNATIRGLKGLLALSALAVLGLLLRWVTSGSIAAATTHDLTSMASLTIGAVAWVAYGWLVVAVLATVLEQAPGALGRGASVVATRITSQGSRALLRSALGVAAVTPLTVGIAQATPGDGPYRDTEPRSTVQLTGDSTAAGIRPWTSVEPRSRISLTGEARTAGRSSAPQPASPQTQTTRATRGGAEVRSAPAAQISPSGARPWSAVEPRSTVEIGGAPDSFSHSRSSESRPAEDSPADWRATEKPSSIEVTGEGAEKPPVASSHSRSSGSLPAEDSPAGRPAAEKPSYIEVTGEAIEKPPVSSTRTGGEPRTPPASGKPVQKRPSGPVAVPDRPTAGAPTRYTHLQSGRLTRSASHLVKQGDSLWSIAAAELGPTATDEAIAARWPQWYAANRHLIGPTPDLIHPGQVLTAPAPVHPVPPTHQEK encoded by the coding sequence ATGAACGCAACGATTCGGGGACTCAAGGGATTGCTCGCGCTCAGCGCTCTGGCCGTCCTCGGCCTGCTGCTGCGCTGGGTGACCTCGGGCTCGATCGCCGCGGCGACCACCCACGACCTGACCTCGATGGCCTCACTCACGATCGGCGCGGTGGCCTGGGTCGCCTACGGCTGGCTCGTCGTCGCGGTGCTCGCCACAGTCCTGGAGCAAGCCCCCGGAGCCCTTGGTCGCGGTGCCTCGGTGGTCGCCACCCGCATCACGTCCCAAGGCTCGCGAGCCCTGCTCCGCTCGGCTCTAGGGGTAGCGGCGGTCACGCCACTCACCGTGGGCATCGCCCAAGCGACGCCCGGAGACGGCCCGTACCGCGACACCGAGCCCCGCTCGACCGTTCAGCTCACCGGCGACTCCACCGCCGCCGGTATTCGCCCGTGGACCTCTGTCGAGCCCCGCTCGAGGATCAGCCTTACGGGGGAAGCCCGTACCGCGGGTCGGTCTAGCGCGCCGCAGCCTGCCTCACCTCAGACGCAGACAACCCGGGCGACTCGTGGCGGCGCCGAGGTGCGGTCAGCCCCTGCCGCACAGATTTCGCCGTCCGGCGCCCGCCCGTGGAGCGCGGTCGAGCCTCGGTCGACCGTCGAGATCGGCGGCGCGCCGGACAGCTTCTCGCACTCGCGGTCCAGCGAGTCGCGTCCTGCCGAGGACTCACCGGCTGACTGGCGGGCTACCGAGAAGCCGTCCTCGATCGAGGTGACCGGGGAGGGCGCCGAGAAGCCTCCGGTCGCCTCCTCGCACTCGCGATCCAGCGGGTCGCTTCCTGCCGAGGACTCACCCGCTGGTCGCCCGGCTGCCGAGAAGCCGTCCTACATTGAGGTGACCGGGGAGGCGATCGAGAAGCCTCCGGTCAGCTCGACCCGGACCGGTGGTGAGCCTCGTACACCGCCCGCGAGTGGTAAGCCCGTGCAGAAGCGGCCGAGCGGACCAGTCGCCGTGCCGGATCGTCCGACCGCCGGCGCTCCGACTCGCTACACGCATCTGCAGTCGGGCCGGCTCACCCGCTCCGCCTCTCACCTCGTCAAGCAAGGCGACTCGCTCTGGTCCATCGCGGCCGCCGAACTGGGCCCCACCGCGACCGACGAAGCGATCGCCGCCCGCTGGCCGCAGTGGTACGCCGCCAACCGCCACCTGATCGGTCCAACCCCCGACCTGATCCACCCCGGCCAGGTGCTTACCGCGCCGGCGCCGGTCCACCCCGTGCCGCCAACCCACCAGGAGAAGTGA
- a CDS encoding AAA family ATPase produces the protein MSLPVLLAVTGAPWEADVVRRAERATGIRVVRRCVDIADVMAAAASGQARAVVLAEDLPRLTSDAVAALHARRIAVVALVDPSDNGEPSGAEDRLSRMGIERILPADVSADDLGRAVIDAVESGPPATVSHFAGGFVPFNSESVANPEAYGEPYGQGTGRVIAVWGPTGAPGRSTVAVGLAAELAARGIPTLLADADVYGGTVAQLLGMLDETSGLAAAARSAGGGSLDVAVLARHARQVGPNQLVLTGLSRADRWTELRPTAIESVWSTARMLAPCTVIDAGFCIESDEEISFDTLAPRRNGATLATLEEADEVIVVGTADPVGLTRLIRALHELRAAVPSVTTRVVVNRVRSGSLGASPADAANEALNRYAGVQAAALLPFDQTACDAALSHGRSLVEAAKSSKLRKGMQQLAAGVVRDHLS, from the coding sequence ATGTCGCTCCCCGTCCTCCTCGCGGTGACCGGTGCGCCGTGGGAGGCAGACGTCGTACGCCGGGCCGAAAGAGCCACCGGCATTCGGGTCGTCCGGCGGTGCGTCGACATCGCCGACGTGATGGCCGCGGCAGCCAGTGGTCAGGCACGCGCCGTCGTGCTCGCGGAAGACCTGCCCAGGCTCACTTCTGACGCAGTTGCCGCCCTCCACGCCCGCCGGATCGCAGTGGTCGCGCTGGTCGATCCCTCCGACAACGGTGAGCCGAGTGGCGCCGAAGACCGCCTGAGCCGGATGGGCATCGAACGCATCCTCCCCGCCGACGTCAGCGCTGACGACCTCGGCCGAGCCGTCATCGACGCCGTGGAGTCGGGCCCACCGGCGACCGTTTCCCACTTCGCCGGCGGATTCGTACCGTTCAACAGCGAGTCAGTGGCCAACCCGGAGGCGTACGGCGAGCCCTACGGCCAGGGCACCGGCCGGGTCATCGCAGTCTGGGGCCCGACCGGAGCACCAGGCCGCAGTACGGTCGCGGTCGGACTGGCCGCCGAGCTGGCTGCGCGTGGCATACCGACTCTGCTGGCCGACGCCGACGTGTACGGCGGCACGGTGGCTCAGCTGCTTGGCATGCTCGACGAAACCTCAGGCCTCGCCGCAGCCGCCCGCTCCGCCGGTGGAGGCTCGCTGGACGTGGCAGTGCTCGCCAGGCATGCCCGACAGGTCGGCCCGAACCAACTGGTCCTGACAGGGCTCAGCCGCGCCGATCGGTGGACGGAGCTGCGTCCCACCGCGATCGAGTCGGTCTGGTCGACCGCGAGGATGCTCGCCCCCTGCACGGTGATCGACGCGGGCTTCTGTATCGAGAGCGACGAGGAGATCTCGTTCGACACGCTCGCGCCGCGCCGCAACGGCGCCACTCTTGCCACGCTCGAGGAAGCCGACGAGGTGATCGTGGTCGGCACAGCTGATCCGGTCGGGCTCACCCGGCTGATCAGAGCGCTGCACGAGCTCAGGGCCGCAGTACCGTCGGTCACCACCCGGGTTGTGGTCAACAGGGTTCGTTCAGGGTCGCTGGGGGCTTCTCCGGCCGACGCCGCCAACGAAGCCCTCAACCGGTACGCCGGAGTGCAGGCCGCCGCGCTGCTGCCTTTCGACCAGACCGCGTGCGATGCGGCCCTGTCGCACGGCCGGAGCCTGGTGGAGGCGGCGAAGTCGAGCAAGTTGCGCAAGGGAATGCAGCAGCTCGCGGCCGGGGTTGTCAGGGATCACCTCAGTTGA
- a CDS encoding WS/DGAT/MGAT family O-acyltransferase — MPDRLTSLDLTFLKTESPATPMHVGTVDIFEPPVHGGEVSRDGFDYESLVALIRDRIAFVPRYRQRIQHVPGRFAGPIWVDDEEFDITFHVRRSALPRPGTHAQLLELVARIMSRRLDRARPLWEMYLVEGLQGDRFAIISKSHQALVDGNSTVDIGQVVLDATAHPRDTPTDTWQPAHPPSALELLAGVFADATRHPTAVLELARAEMASLTGSTSVREVLGDVVGSVVAQRHVQESSLHVKTSGQRRFTTVQTELEDYRAVRAMHGGTVNDVILAVVAGALRAWMMTRGESVSPTRGVRAVVPVSIRDDDDEEPTSLGSRVIASTVNLPVGENSPVMRLHQISYQTKVHKDTGRAVSARSLVGIAGFAPTTLHALAARVATETVRPIDDVVITNVPGPQFPLYAQGAPMLASYPVVPLMPGQGLSVGVTSYDGKVSFGLNADRTAMPDLAVFAQCVTDALDELLDTTKGSRSRASRGKKPRSPKKAGS, encoded by the coding sequence ATGCCGGACCGGTTGACGTCGCTGGACCTGACCTTCCTGAAGACCGAGAGCCCGGCCACGCCGATGCACGTCGGCACCGTCGACATCTTCGAGCCACCGGTGCACGGCGGTGAAGTGTCACGCGACGGGTTCGACTACGAGAGCCTGGTCGCGCTGATCCGCGACCGGATCGCCTTCGTGCCGCGGTACCGGCAGCGGATCCAGCACGTGCCCGGCCGGTTCGCCGGGCCGATCTGGGTCGACGACGAAGAGTTCGACATCACCTTCCACGTACGCCGGTCCGCGCTGCCGCGCCCGGGCACGCACGCGCAGCTGCTGGAGCTGGTGGCCCGGATCATGTCGCGCCGGCTCGACCGGGCCAGGCCGTTGTGGGAGATGTATCTGGTCGAAGGCCTGCAGGGTGACCGGTTCGCGATCATCTCCAAGTCGCACCAAGCGCTTGTCGACGGCAACAGCACGGTCGACATCGGTCAGGTCGTGCTGGATGCGACCGCCCATCCGCGAGACACCCCGACCGACACCTGGCAGCCCGCCCACCCGCCGTCGGCACTGGAGCTGCTGGCCGGCGTCTTCGCCGATGCGACCCGGCACCCGACCGCCGTGCTGGAGCTGGCGCGGGCCGAGATGGCCAGCCTGACCGGCTCGACCTCCGTGCGGGAGGTGCTCGGTGACGTGGTCGGCTCGGTGGTCGCGCAGCGGCACGTCCAGGAGAGCTCGCTGCACGTGAAGACGTCCGGGCAACGCCGGTTCACCACGGTGCAGACCGAGCTCGAGGACTACCGGGCGGTCCGGGCGATGCACGGCGGCACGGTCAACGACGTGATCCTGGCGGTCGTGGCCGGCGCGCTGCGGGCCTGGATGATGACGCGCGGCGAGTCGGTCAGCCCGACCCGTGGCGTGCGCGCCGTCGTACCGGTCAGCATTCGCGACGACGACGACGAGGAGCCGACGTCGCTGGGTTCGCGGGTGATCGCCTCGACGGTGAACCTGCCGGTCGGGGAGAACTCGCCGGTGATGCGGCTGCACCAGATCTCCTACCAGACCAAGGTGCACAAGGACACCGGACGAGCGGTCAGCGCCCGGTCGCTGGTCGGGATCGCCGGGTTCGCGCCGACCACCCTGCACGCCCTCGCGGCGCGGGTGGCGACCGAGACCGTGCGGCCGATCGACGACGTGGTGATCACCAACGTGCCCGGTCCGCAGTTCCCGCTCTACGCCCAGGGCGCGCCGATGCTGGCGTCGTACCCGGTGGTGCCGCTGATGCCGGGGCAGGGTCTGTCCGTGGGCGTCACGTCGTACGACGGCAAGGTGTCGTTCGGGCTGAACGCGGACCGGACGGCGATGCCCGACCTGGCGGTCTTCGCCCAGTGCGTCACGGACGCGCTGGACGAGCTGCTGGACACCACCAAGGGGAGCCGCAGCCGTGCCTCGCGCGGCAAGAAGCCCCGAAGTCCCAAGAAGGCGGGTTCATGA
- a CDS encoding SAF domain-containing protein — protein sequence MADSPVLRSGFAAPSTPTLRTRRARWKDGRLLLGVLLVAITALAGAKLLSTADDTTAVWAAKRDIPLGVTITSEDLTTMNVRFTSDEAAGQYVAADADLKGLVSIRAISKGEFVPRQAATTKTDSERTELPLSIAAGRLPSDTAVGDHVDVWVVPKDQPAAQLWTKVRVVQIDAVKGVSGSSARRQLLIGLEGKDPNQLPKTLALLNTGEPVVVRRGR from the coding sequence GTGGCCGACAGTCCTGTGCTGCGAAGTGGGTTCGCGGCGCCGTCCACGCCCACCCTGCGGACCCGGCGGGCGCGCTGGAAGGACGGCCGGCTGCTGCTCGGCGTGCTGCTGGTCGCGATCACCGCGCTGGCCGGCGCGAAGCTGCTGTCCACGGCCGACGACACCACCGCGGTCTGGGCGGCCAAGCGCGACATACCGCTCGGCGTCACGATCACGAGCGAAGACCTGACCACCATGAACGTCCGCTTCACCAGCGACGAGGCCGCCGGCCAGTACGTCGCCGCCGACGCCGACCTCAAGGGCCTGGTCTCCATCCGCGCGATCAGCAAGGGCGAGTTCGTCCCGCGTCAGGCGGCCACCACCAAAACCGACAGCGAGCGCACGGAGCTGCCGCTGTCGATCGCGGCCGGCCGCCTCCCGTCCGACACGGCGGTAGGCGACCACGTCGACGTCTGGGTAGTGCCCAAGGACCAACCGGCCGCACAACTGTGGACCAAGGTCCGTGTCGTCCAGATCGACGCGGTGAAGGGTGTCTCGGGCAGCTCGGCGCGGCGCCAGCTCCTGATCGGTCTGGAAGGCAAGGACCCCAACCAGTTGCCGAAGACCCTGGCGCTGCTCAACACCGGCGAGCCCGTGGTCGTCCGGCGGGGCCGCTGA
- a CDS encoding DUF6912 family protein, with product MRVYIPSTIPLLDAACHAGEIGPAPQLAYAVTPALREWFATADDEELEYAAMAQAARASVGLIAADPAAARKRVVVACEVSAVPPADGTVQLGDARLELHVVVPWSAVAAAHVDSDDAVEVVAKAAELWEVAQGDTANPAHDDAVFALDSCEGEDLLWYATQEIPDFLARRDRSKDTGT from the coding sequence ATGAGGGTCTACATCCCATCCACCATTCCCCTGCTCGACGCCGCCTGTCACGCGGGGGAGATCGGTCCGGCACCGCAGCTCGCGTACGCCGTGACGCCGGCGCTGCGCGAGTGGTTCGCGACCGCCGACGACGAGGAGCTGGAGTACGCCGCGATGGCACAGGCCGCTCGCGCCTCGGTCGGACTGATCGCGGCCGATCCCGCCGCGGCCCGGAAGCGGGTCGTCGTCGCCTGCGAGGTGTCGGCGGTCCCACCGGCGGACGGCACGGTCCAGCTCGGCGACGCCCGGCTCGAGCTGCACGTGGTGGTCCCGTGGTCGGCGGTCGCCGCGGCGCACGTGGACAGTGACGACGCCGTCGAGGTGGTCGCCAAGGCGGCCGAGCTGTGGGAGGTGGCGCAGGGGGACACCGCGAATCCTGCCCACGATGACGCTGTTTTCGCCCTCGACTCGTGCGAGGGTGAAGACCTGTTGTGGTACGCGACACAGGAGATCCCGGACTTCCTCGCGCGGCGGGACCGCAGCAAGGACACCGGGACCTGA
- a CDS encoding Rv3235 family protein, producing the protein MSNHATLTAVRSLPAPATRISRRRVHAATPITQGALALHYQDAPELHPVPTPPVLRLVPTGPSLPDAQAWATRLVQAVAEVLAGDRPIGQLIRFTDTVVFSDLNRRVRVLGLTTTANGRSTKERSAVRSVHVFSPATEVAEVSAHIRYGDRSRAMALRLEVHRNRWICTALELG; encoded by the coding sequence ATGAGCAACCACGCCACCCTCACCGCCGTCCGATCCCTACCGGCCCCGGCCACGCGCATATCCCGGCGCCGCGTCCACGCCGCAACCCCCATCACACAAGGCGCTCTGGCCCTGCACTACCAAGATGCGCCAGAGCTCCATCCCGTCCCGACGCCGCCAGTACTGCGGCTGGTCCCGACCGGCCCGTCGCTGCCGGACGCCCAAGCCTGGGCGACTCGCCTGGTGCAGGCAGTCGCCGAAGTACTCGCCGGTGATCGCCCGATCGGGCAGTTGATCCGGTTCACCGACACGGTCGTGTTCAGCGATCTCAACCGGCGGGTCCGGGTCCTCGGCCTGACCACGACCGCCAACGGCCGCAGCACCAAGGAGCGCAGCGCCGTCCGCTCGGTCCACGTCTTCAGCCCTGCGACGGAGGTCGCGGAGGTCTCTGCCCATATCCGCTACGGCGACCGGTCCCGCGCGATGGCACTCCGTCTCGAGGTGCACCGAAACCGCTGGATCTGCACCGCTCTCGAACTCGGCTGA
- a CDS encoding helix-turn-helix domain-containing protein: MPAPRFLQLSDVAEVLNISANQVYALVRRGDIPAVKIGGRGQWRVESTELEKYIERLYTETKQFIDSHPFGEEAETSEDAQL; the protein is encoded by the coding sequence ATGCCGGCTCCACGCTTCCTCCAGCTGTCCGACGTCGCCGAGGTGCTGAACATCTCGGCCAACCAGGTGTACGCGCTGGTCCGCCGTGGTGACATCCCCGCGGTGAAGATCGGCGGCCGTGGCCAGTGGCGGGTGGAGTCGACCGAGCTGGAGAAGTACATCGAGCGGCTCTACACCGAGACCAAGCAGTTCATCGACAGCCACCCGTTCGGGGAAGAGGCCGAGACCTCCGAGGACGCTCAGCTCTAG
- the ku gene encoding non-homologous end joining protein Ku, producing MQAIWKGAISFGMVTIPIKVFSATEEKDISFRQVHVADGGRIRYKRVCSECGEEVPYSDIGKGYELADGRMVVLEPEDFAELPLSSKKVIDVLEFVPADQVDPLYLGKSYYLAADGGPGAKPYVLLRDALEGSELYALVKVALRSRESLGLLRTHDNVLVLQVMLWPDEVRDSAFAAPDEDVEIRKQEKAMAESYIDTLRGEFNPDQYHDEYRHALEQVVEAKAAGVPMPAEAEEEETEGAEVVDLVAALRASVEAAKARRAAGGSGGGGQGDAAPAKKTPAKKAAPAKKATATKKAAAEKAPAKKTAAKKATKKSA from the coding sequence ATGCAGGCGATCTGGAAGGGCGCCATCTCGTTCGGGATGGTGACGATCCCGATCAAGGTGTTCTCGGCCACGGAGGAGAAGGACATCTCCTTCCGTCAGGTGCATGTCGCCGACGGCGGCCGGATCCGGTACAAGCGGGTCTGTTCCGAGTGCGGCGAGGAGGTCCCGTACTCCGACATCGGCAAGGGCTACGAGCTGGCCGACGGCCGGATGGTGGTGCTCGAGCCGGAGGACTTCGCCGAGCTGCCGCTGTCGAGCAAGAAGGTCATCGACGTCCTGGAGTTCGTGCCGGCCGACCAGGTCGACCCGCTCTACCTGGGCAAGTCTTACTATCTTGCGGCCGACGGCGGCCCGGGCGCCAAGCCGTACGTGCTGCTCCGCGACGCGCTCGAAGGCTCCGAGCTGTACGCCCTGGTGAAGGTCGCGCTGCGCTCGCGGGAAAGCCTCGGCCTGCTCCGGACCCACGACAACGTGCTGGTGCTGCAGGTGATGCTGTGGCCGGACGAGGTCCGCGACTCCGCCTTCGCGGCGCCCGACGAGGACGTCGAGATCCGCAAGCAGGAGAAGGCGATGGCCGAGTCGTACATCGACACCCTGCGCGGTGAGTTCAACCCGGACCAGTACCACGACGAGTACCGGCACGCGCTGGAGCAGGTGGTCGAGGCCAAGGCCGCCGGCGTACCGATGCCCGCCGAGGCGGAGGAAGAGGAGACCGAGGGCGCCGAGGTCGTCGACCTGGTCGCCGCACTCCGGGCTTCCGTCGAGGCCGCCAAGGCCCGCCGCGCCGCCGGCGGTTCAGGTGGCGGCGGCCAAGGCGACGCCGCTCCGGCCAAGAAGACCCCGGCGAAGAAGGCCGCCCCGGCCAAGAAGGCGACGGCCACGAAGAAGGCCGCGGCCGAGAAGGCTCCGGCCAAGAAGACCGCCGCGAAGAAGGCCACCAAGAAGTCGGCTTGA
- a CDS encoding DUF4097 family beta strand repeat-containing protein — protein sequence MSEVEGRRASSMSAERRYGIAISVALILGGVYWALTSLTEDTKTSQQTYPVVGTALSIENSSSDLEVRAGDVREITIDRLVERNALGSDPREKYENGKLEIRDTGCGFLSFGCATSYVLTVPRDLDVSIKTNSGDVKVAGLGGRTKLESSSGKFRVQGLSGDLEAETSSADLEASDLGSGTVVAKSSSGGIDLTFRSAPGTVRANSSSGDVLVQLPAGTETYKVDSDTASGDMRAEVKIDPASTRTITVETSSGDAVVEYDG from the coding sequence ATGTCCGAAGTCGAGGGCCGTCGGGCCAGCAGCATGAGCGCCGAGCGGCGGTACGGCATCGCGATCTCGGTCGCCCTGATCCTGGGTGGCGTCTACTGGGCGCTGACCAGCCTGACCGAGGACACGAAGACCAGCCAGCAGACGTATCCGGTGGTCGGTACGGCCCTGTCGATCGAGAACAGCTCGAGTGATCTCGAGGTCCGCGCGGGCGACGTACGGGAGATCACCATCGACCGGCTGGTCGAGCGCAACGCGCTGGGCTCCGATCCGCGGGAGAAGTACGAGAACGGCAAGCTGGAGATCCGCGACACCGGCTGCGGGTTCCTGTCCTTCGGCTGTGCCACCAGCTACGTCCTGACGGTGCCGAGGGATCTCGACGTCTCGATCAAGACCAACAGCGGCGACGTCAAGGTGGCCGGGCTGGGCGGCCGGACCAAGCTCGAGTCGAGCTCGGGCAAGTTCCGGGTGCAGGGGTTGTCCGGTGATCTGGAGGCGGAGACCTCGTCCGCCGATCTGGAGGCGAGCGACCTGGGCTCGGGGACGGTCGTCGCCAAGAGCAGCTCGGGCGGGATCGATCTGACCTTCCGTTCCGCGCCCGGCACGGTCCGCGCCAACTCCAGCTCGGGTGACGTGCTGGTCCAGCTCCCGGCCGGTACCGAGACCTACAAGGTCGACAGCGACACGGCCTCCGGTGACATGCGCGCCGAGGTCAAGATCGACCCCGCCTCGACCCGCACGATCACGGTCGAGACCTCCTCCGGCGACGCGGTGGTCGAGTACGACGGGTGA
- a CDS encoding cupredoxin domain-containing protein, with protein MRSTFSRGTALALLPALGMLVLAGCGDDSGAGGSPSTSPSSTPSAGPSATPTETPTTPGSTPNTKAPSNTADPSGEQADVTIDITVANGKVNPSGSSIKVKAGQSVLVTAISDADEELHIHGYEKELELTPGKPASVKFTADMKGTFEIETHQSAKLVAKLVVS; from the coding sequence ATGCGTTCGACGTTCTCCCGCGGTACCGCGCTCGCTCTCCTGCCCGCCCTCGGCATGCTGGTCCTGGCGGGCTGCGGAGACGACTCCGGCGCCGGTGGGAGTCCCAGCACCAGCCCGTCGAGCACGCCGTCCGCCGGGCCGAGCGCGACTCCGACCGAGACGCCGACCACCCCCGGCAGTACGCCGAACACGAAGGCCCCGTCGAACACCGCCGACCCGTCCGGTGAGCAGGCCGACGTGACCATCGACATCACCGTTGCCAACGGCAAGGTCAACCCGAGCGGCTCCAGCATCAAGGTCAAGGCCGGTCAGAGCGTGCTGGTCACCGCGATCAGCGACGCCGACGAAGAACTGCACATCCACGGCTACGAGAAGGAACTCGAGCTGACCCCGGGCAAGCCCGCGTCGGTGAAGTTCACCGCGGACATGAAGGGCACCTTCGAGATCGAGACGCACCAGAGCGCCAAACTGGTCGCCAAGCTCGTCGTCTCCTGA